A DNA window from Burkholderia sp. HI2500 contains the following coding sequences:
- a CDS encoding response regulator, producing MNEDPLKYRVLLIEDDDRLAQLVREYLDGYEFAVTVVRRGDLAVAAVREHQPALVILDLMLPNLDGMEVCRRIRAFTNVPVLILTARLDVYDQVAGLETGADDYVTKPIEPRVLVARARALLRRAQPAVAEAPVAAPEALVFGELAISPPNRTVTWRGEPVDLKTAEFNLLLILARAAGTVLSRDDILKQLRGIEFDGLDRSVDSGISKLRRRFEDASSEPHKIKTIWGRGYLFSPSAWDE from the coding sequence ATGAACGAAGACCCACTCAAATACCGTGTACTGCTGATCGAAGACGACGACCGCCTGGCGCAGCTCGTCCGCGAATACCTCGACGGTTATGAATTCGCGGTGACGGTCGTGCGACGCGGCGACCTCGCCGTCGCCGCGGTGCGCGAGCACCAGCCGGCCCTCGTGATACTCGACCTGATGCTGCCGAACCTCGACGGCATGGAAGTCTGCCGGCGCATCCGCGCGTTCACCAACGTCCCCGTGCTGATCCTGACTGCGCGCCTGGACGTCTACGACCAGGTCGCGGGCCTCGAGACGGGCGCCGACGACTACGTGACGAAGCCGATCGAACCACGCGTGCTGGTCGCCCGCGCCCGCGCGCTGCTGCGCCGCGCGCAGCCGGCCGTCGCGGAAGCGCCGGTGGCCGCGCCCGAAGCGCTCGTGTTCGGCGAACTGGCGATCTCGCCGCCGAACCGCACCGTCACGTGGCGCGGCGAGCCGGTCGACCTGAAGACCGCCGAATTCAACCTGCTGCTGATCCTCGCGCGCGCGGCCGGCACCGTGCTGAGCCGCGACGACATCCTGAAGCAGCTGCGCGGGATCGAGTTCGACGGGCTCGATCGCTCGGTCGATTCCGGCATCTCGAAGCTGCGCCGCCGCTTCGAGGATGCGTCGTCGGAGCCGCACAAGATCAAGACGATCTGGGGCCGCGGCTACCTGTTCAGCCCTTCCGCGTGGGACGAATAA
- a CDS encoding ATP-binding protein yields the protein MLRPLIRLYLVVILFVAASIIFIQLSFDRIFYDRSAQAERDALTTYAFVLNDYLERHPGEQRKVALRELAKHGNERFDFMPMATARAQLSGEPLRDLDAGLIAISYDAKDYYMPLADGSVLHARPIEAFSLDIRIYAYMLLALSTLFAVVLWIHYHWRDLRRLQEAARAFGAGTLSTRVKLSGKSNIYELSQQFNDMAERIEASIKQQREMMHGISHELKTPLARLEFGLALLAEPDETARMRERRDALRRDVRELDELVTELLTIGRLEQGASQLAPMEVVVDALLDSVAGNVANDIVDRGITLDVSALDAPATHVCDPKLVARALLNLIRNGARYASRTVLLAAERNASGALVLSVDDDGPGIPAAERARVFEPFQRLDSSRDRQTGGFGLGLAIVRRVAQVHGGDVRLEDSPLGGARFVITLPALSLPDNLFDLPDALSHADAFGGSTGMALPRQ from the coding sequence ATGCTCCGCCCATTGATTCGGCTGTACCTCGTCGTGATCCTGTTCGTCGCGGCGTCGATCATCTTCATCCAGCTGTCGTTCGACCGGATCTTCTACGATCGCAGCGCGCAGGCGGAGCGCGACGCGTTGACGACCTACGCGTTCGTGCTCAACGACTACCTCGAACGCCATCCGGGCGAGCAGCGCAAGGTGGCGCTGCGCGAGCTCGCGAAACACGGCAACGAACGGTTCGACTTCATGCCGATGGCCACCGCCCGCGCGCAATTGAGCGGCGAGCCGCTGCGCGATCTCGACGCCGGCCTGATCGCGATCAGCTACGACGCGAAGGATTACTACATGCCGCTCGCGGATGGTTCGGTGCTGCATGCGCGGCCGATCGAGGCATTCAGCCTCGACATCAGGATCTATGCGTACATGCTGCTCGCGCTCAGCACGCTGTTCGCGGTGGTGCTGTGGATTCACTATCACTGGCGCGACCTGCGCAGGCTGCAGGAAGCCGCCCGCGCATTCGGCGCCGGTACGCTGTCGACGCGCGTGAAGCTGTCCGGCAAGTCGAACATCTACGAGCTGTCGCAGCAGTTCAACGACATGGCCGAGCGCATCGAGGCGTCGATCAAGCAGCAGCGCGAAATGATGCACGGCATCTCGCACGAACTGAAGACGCCGCTCGCGCGGCTCGAATTCGGGCTCGCGCTGCTCGCCGAGCCTGACGAAACGGCCCGGATGCGCGAACGCCGCGACGCGTTGCGGCGCGACGTGCGCGAGCTCGACGAGCTCGTCACCGAGCTGCTGACGATCGGCCGGCTCGAACAGGGTGCAAGCCAGCTCGCGCCGATGGAAGTCGTCGTCGACGCGCTGCTCGACAGTGTCGCCGGCAACGTCGCGAACGACATCGTCGATCGCGGCATCACGCTCGACGTGTCGGCCCTCGACGCGCCCGCGACCCACGTATGCGACCCGAAGCTGGTCGCCCGCGCATTGCTGAACCTGATCCGCAACGGCGCACGTTACGCCTCGCGCACGGTGCTGCTCGCCGCCGAGCGCAACGCGTCCGGCGCGCTCGTGTTGAGCGTCGACGACGATGGCCCCGGCATTCCGGCCGCCGAACGCGCCCGCGTGTTCGAACCGTTCCAGCGGCTCGACTCCAGCCGCGACCGACAGACCGGCGGCTTCGGGCTCGGGCTCGCGATCGTGCGGCGCGTCGCGCAGGTGCATGGCGGTGACGTGCGGCTCGAGGATTCACCGCTCGGCGGCGCACGCTTCGTGATCACGCTGCCCGCGCTGTCGCTGCCGGACAACCTGTTCGACTTGCCGGATGCCCTCTCGCATGCCGACGCGTTCGGCGGCAGCACCGGCATGGCCCTCCCGCGGCAATGA
- a CDS encoding transglycosylase SLT domain-containing protein, giving the protein MPRQTTRSISRDTLKIAATIALSCALAGVARADCLDDAAAFQHVSVSLMRGIAQVESGMNPSAVNTNTNGTVDIGLMQINSTWLPTLAREGITRESLFDACTNAYVGAWILSQNIRQLGANWNAIGAYNSASPDKRLAYARKVYDAIRTMPDSPDTPMPILPPSFTPPQQAQAYNPFASLSVSAPQQVTRPRTISSAPPPPPPQGGPAGPAGSYNFGWTVTGADQAKPTQVFDDGARIYVQFSDMKHVPAIFTETSSGRVLMSWELQFPYAVLTRPAQTLIFQLGPFEARAQRSAGNGAGMTAQTGTGGAAAAAGLKKSANTATNTAANPAAAATAAKRTASADALWYVNTPSTSGTAAASPSTANMPATLPTAITSNTPPPAPAQVPAAAAQPSRASADALWYISK; this is encoded by the coding sequence ATGCCGCGTCAGACAACCCGTTCGATCAGCCGAGATACGCTGAAAATCGCCGCGACGATTGCGCTGTCGTGCGCGCTCGCCGGTGTCGCGCGGGCCGATTGCCTCGACGACGCGGCCGCGTTCCAGCACGTGAGCGTCAGCCTGATGCGCGGCATCGCGCAGGTCGAGTCGGGCATGAATCCGAGCGCCGTCAACACCAACACGAACGGCACGGTCGACATCGGCCTGATGCAGATCAACAGCACCTGGCTGCCGACGCTCGCGCGCGAAGGCATCACGCGGGAGAGCCTGTTCGATGCCTGCACGAACGCGTACGTCGGCGCGTGGATCCTGTCGCAGAACATTCGCCAACTCGGCGCCAACTGGAACGCGATCGGCGCGTACAACTCCGCCTCGCCCGACAAGCGCCTCGCGTATGCGCGCAAGGTCTATGATGCAATCCGGACCATGCCGGATTCGCCGGATACTCCCATGCCCATCCTTCCACCGTCCTTTACGCCGCCGCAACAGGCCCAGGCGTACAACCCGTTCGCGAGCCTGAGCGTGTCCGCCCCGCAGCAGGTCACGCGTCCGCGCACCATTTCGTCGGCTCCGCCGCCTCCGCCGCCGCAGGGCGGCCCCGCCGGCCCGGCCGGCTCATACAACTTCGGATGGACGGTCACGGGGGCGGACCAGGCGAAGCCGACCCAGGTGTTCGACGACGGCGCGCGGATCTACGTGCAGTTCAGCGACATGAAGCACGTGCCGGCGATCTTCACCGAGACGTCGTCCGGGCGCGTGCTGATGTCGTGGGAGCTGCAGTTTCCGTATGCCGTCCTGACGCGACCCGCGCAAACGTTGATCTTCCAGCTCGGGCCGTTCGAGGCACGCGCGCAGCGTAGCGCGGGCAATGGCGCCGGGATGACGGCGCAGACCGGGACGGGGGGCGCGGCTGCGGCCGCCGGGTTGAAAAAGTCGGCGAATACGGCGACGAATACGGCAGCCAATCCGGCGGCGGCAGCGACCGCGGCAAAGCGCACGGCGTCGGCCGATGCGCTGTGGTACGTGAATACGCCTTCGACGTCGGGAACCGCGGCGGCCTCGCCGTCGACCGCGAACATGCCGGCCACGCTGCCGACCGCGATCACGTCGAACACGCCGCCGCCCGCGCCGGCCCAGGTGCCCGCTGCAGCCGCTCAGCCGTCGCGCGCCAGCGCGGATGCGCTGTGGTACATCTCGAAGTAG
- a CDS encoding porin: MKRTTLSLISVASFAAIPVAQAQSSVTLYGVIDTSITYVNHAQGKDNAWMLGNSSAGNLAGSRWGVKGTEDLGGGLKALFQLENGFDPSNGRMGQGGRLFGRQAFVGLTSDRYGTLTFGRQYDPLVDLVQGITADNYLGSVFATAGDVDNYDNSFRVDNAVKYTSAVYSGLQFSAMYSFGGIAGSTGAANSYSAAVSYSNGPFSVAGGYFHTTNSPASNTQRTGWTSSSDGTFDGPVNSGYASAHSIGIARIAGQYVAGPFTVGLGYSNAQYRRDGSSVFGSNEHYNTGQGFVNYQATNALLVGVGYSYTRSGGDTSATYHQVSAGADYTLSKRTDVYLTAAYQHASGQTGDGQGGSMAAQASIGSYGYAGTSSQTMVNLGLRHRF, encoded by the coding sequence ATGAAACGCACGACCCTCTCGCTGATTTCCGTCGCGTCATTCGCGGCGATACCCGTCGCGCAGGCGCAGTCGAGCGTCACGCTGTATGGCGTGATCGACACGTCGATCACCTACGTGAATCATGCGCAGGGCAAGGACAACGCGTGGATGCTCGGCAACAGCAGCGCGGGCAACCTGGCCGGCAGCCGCTGGGGCGTGAAAGGCACCGAGGATCTCGGCGGCGGGCTCAAGGCGCTGTTCCAGCTCGAGAACGGCTTCGACCCGAGCAACGGCCGGATGGGCCAGGGCGGCCGCCTGTTCGGCAGGCAGGCGTTCGTCGGCCTGACGAGCGACCGCTACGGCACGCTCACGTTCGGCCGCCAGTACGATCCGCTCGTCGATCTCGTGCAAGGCATCACCGCCGACAACTATCTCGGCAGCGTGTTCGCAACGGCGGGCGACGTCGACAACTACGACAACAGCTTCCGCGTCGACAACGCGGTGAAGTACACGTCGGCCGTCTATTCGGGCCTGCAGTTCTCGGCGATGTACTCGTTCGGCGGCATCGCCGGCAGCACCGGCGCCGCGAATTCGTATTCGGCCGCCGTGTCGTACAGCAACGGGCCGTTCAGCGTCGCGGGCGGCTACTTCCACACGACCAACAGCCCCGCGTCGAACACGCAGCGCACCGGCTGGACCAGCTCGTCGGACGGCACGTTCGACGGCCCGGTCAACAGCGGCTATGCGAGCGCGCATTCGATCGGCATCGCGCGCATCGCGGGCCAGTACGTCGCCGGCCCGTTCACGGTCGGCCTCGGCTACAGCAACGCGCAGTACCGCCGCGATGGCAGCTCGGTGTTCGGCTCGAACGAGCACTACAACACCGGGCAAGGCTTCGTGAACTACCAGGCGACCAATGCGCTGCTGGTCGGCGTCGGCTACAGCTATACGCGCTCGGGCGGCGACACGTCGGCCACCTATCACCAGGTATCGGCCGGCGCGGACTACACCCTGTCGAAGCGCACCGACGTCTACCTGACCGCCGCGTACCAGCACGCCAGCGGCCAGACCGGCGACGGCCAGGGCGGCTCGATGGCCGCGCAGGCGTCGATCGGTTCGTACGGCTATGCGGGCACGAGCTCGCAGACGATGGTCAACCTCGGCCTGCGGCACCGCTTCTGA
- a CDS encoding MipA/OmpV family protein — protein sequence MPLAGLTLAAAAHAENQYSLSLGGGIAPRYPGSNQSRGVVAPGFSAKFGNGFFIDSTQGAGYRLDLPHGAFVSAAVSYDPGRADENRLDLPGSDYLKGMGRVPGSVLVGVRAGVTLFNAAELSVTIDSPVTHTSRGVSGHMDLAVPVFKTAQHEIIVTGTVHAGSGRYTQTFYGVTDAQSMTSRFRPYSTRGGIDSASMALAWNWTLSQHWSVLATGGVTRLLGRYGDSPIVQSRSNYYAIAGATYKF from the coding sequence ATGCCGCTCGCCGGCCTGACCCTTGCCGCCGCCGCCCACGCGGAAAACCAGTATTCGTTGTCGCTGGGTGGCGGTATCGCGCCGCGCTACCCGGGCAGCAACCAGTCTCGCGGCGTCGTCGCGCCGGGGTTTTCCGCGAAGTTCGGCAATGGCTTCTTCATCGACAGTACCCAGGGCGCCGGTTACCGGCTGGACCTGCCGCACGGCGCGTTCGTGTCGGCGGCGGTGAGCTATGACCCGGGTCGAGCCGACGAGAACCGCCTCGACTTGCCGGGCTCCGACTACCTGAAGGGCATGGGCCGGGTTCCGGGCTCGGTGCTGGTCGGCGTGCGCGCGGGCGTGACGCTGTTCAACGCGGCGGAACTGAGCGTCACGATCGACTCACCCGTGACGCATACGTCGCGCGGCGTGTCGGGTCACATGGATCTCGCGGTGCCGGTGTTCAAGACCGCGCAGCACGAGATCATCGTGACGGGCACCGTGCATGCGGGCTCGGGGCGCTACACGCAGACGTTCTACGGCGTGACCGATGCGCAGTCGATGACGAGCCGGTTCCGGCCGTATTCGACGCGCGGCGGGATCGACAGCGCGTCGATGGCGCTCGCGTGGAACTGGACGCTCTCGCAGCACTGGTCGGTGCTCGCGACCGGCGGCGTGACGCGATTGCTCGGCCGCTACGGCGACAGCCCGATCGTCCAGTCGCGCAGCAACTACTACGCCATCGCGGGCGCGACCTACAAGTTCTGA
- a CDS encoding FecCD family ABC transporter permease, translated as MSVHVRAARPAMRVVLPALALLLIVSIVASAAFGPAPIAMPAAVRIVATHIVSAFGEAGAVAAGAGDDSIVWLIRMPRALLAAIVGATLAAVGVALQAATANRLADPHLLGVSAGAMLGAVAVTVMAGAAFGPFTLSAAAFAGALAATACVVALAYRRGRLESDRLLLAGVSVSFMMAAFGNLLLYLGDQRAASSVLFWMLGGVGLARWDLLLVPAVCAALAGGALYARRRELNALMSGDVAAAALGVPSARLRREVFVVASFATGAMVAVSGAIGFVGLVTPHLCRRVVGAEHGRLLPVAALTGAILLVWADVAARTLAAPEDLPIGIVTAMFGSLFFVALLRRR; from the coding sequence ATGAGCGTGCACGTGCGTGCAGCGCGGCCCGCCATGCGCGTGGTGCTGCCGGCGCTGGCGCTGCTGTTGATCGTGTCGATCGTCGCGTCGGCCGCGTTCGGGCCGGCGCCGATCGCGATGCCTGCGGCGGTGCGCATCGTCGCCACGCATATCGTGTCGGCGTTCGGCGAGGCCGGCGCAGTGGCGGCGGGGGCGGGCGACGACAGCATCGTCTGGCTGATCCGGATGCCGCGCGCGCTACTGGCCGCGATCGTCGGCGCGACGCTGGCGGCGGTCGGCGTCGCGCTGCAGGCCGCGACCGCGAACCGCCTGGCCGATCCGCACCTGCTCGGCGTGAGTGCGGGGGCGATGCTCGGCGCTGTCGCGGTCACCGTGATGGCCGGTGCGGCATTCGGCCCGTTCACGCTGTCGGCTGCCGCGTTCGCGGGCGCGCTCGCGGCGACCGCCTGCGTCGTCGCGCTCGCTTACCGGCGCGGCCGGCTCGAATCGGACCGGCTGCTGCTCGCGGGGGTCTCGGTGTCGTTCATGATGGCCGCGTTCGGCAACCTGCTGCTGTATCTCGGCGACCAGCGCGCCGCGTCCTCCGTGCTGTTCTGGATGCTCGGCGGCGTCGGGCTGGCGCGCTGGGATCTGCTGCTGGTGCCGGCCGTCTGCGCGGCGCTCGCCGGCGGCGCGTTGTACGCGCGCCGGCGCGAACTGAATGCGCTGATGTCGGGCGATGTTGCCGCGGCTGCGCTCGGCGTGCCGAGCGCGCGGCTGCGGCGCGAGGTGTTCGTCGTCGCGTCGTTCGCGACGGGCGCGATGGTGGCGGTGAGCGGGGCGATCGGCTTCGTCGGGCTCGTGACGCCGCATCTGTGCCGTCGCGTCGTCGGCGCCGAGCATGGCAGGCTGCTGCCGGTGGCCGCGCTGACGGGCGCGATCCTGCTCGTCTGGGCCGATGTGGCCGCCCGCACGCTCGCGGCGCCGGAGGATCTGCCGATCGGGATCGTGACCGCGATGTTCGGCAGCCTGTTCTTCGTCGCGCTGCTGCGCCGCCGCTGA